CTAAAATGTTGTGCAGATGCTATGCTCGTCTGCATAATAGAGCCACAAACTGCAGGAAGAAGAAGTGCGGACATAATAATGATGTATTTTTTCATCTCTACCCTAAGTAGTTATTTAATGtgattatatttttagttaaaaattacctttttaaattcttttttttttttttaccaatatacatttattttgttagtttaaTATTATACGTCAAAGACGTCaacttttaaataattttacaaaattgttATTATGCTGACATAAATATGAATCTCTAATGgtattttctttgtttaatttttttttttgcagttGAGGCCCAAGAAGAAGTCACAACATGTCTAATATTCCAGACCATGCTAATATTTTTATCTTACAAATAAGAATTATATTAGGAATGGATGATCCCTATAAGTTCACGGACAATTCTATTTAGGTGCATTTGTTTTAATTggaatatttctattttaaacAATATTgggatatttttattttggtgtgtttgttttaatttgcaatatttttattttgaataatagcTCATCATTAATATCCACTAATTTTGACAGCTGTGAGATTTAAACCCACCTTTTTTCGAACCAAAGCCTAAATATTGAGACTTATACCATTCCGCTTGTCCGTTACATCTAATAtgctttatattaaaaattaaatataatacgATAATAATTTGACTTGACTTTTTTTACGAATAGTCAACAACACCTCTAATAAATTAACTaagtattattttgtttaaggcTTAAATTGAAATTAGTGAACTAAGTTAATATTCCAAGTAATAAGAAAAACGTAATAATAAAGCAAATATTCTCAccgttttctaatattttttccatttgtaatattttacaatgagagaaaaatttaattaatgtttttaacacatatttagaagataaaatatatccatgtaagatctcgttagatttctcttaatgtatactttttattgtatattttttataattttttattatgtgtatttagaaatattaaggtttaaaatttacattgaaaactgtacaaaaagcaaatggaaagaacaaaaagaaacagaaaGAGTACGATATGTACAAAATTTAACCCTGTTCATCATGATGGCTAGGTCAACCATTAGGTCAAATGTTTTGCGCTATCAATTAAGTGTTTGGATAGAGTTACTAATGAATTAAGGTATTAAATATTACACTTGAGTATGGAAGAACGTAAAGGGAGAGTTTCAAATAAAACTAAGGTAAGTGAAGTTCAAAGTAAGTGTTTTGGCTAAGTTTATAAACAATAACATTTTCGCCTATATATGGTAAAGGGCTAAGAAAGAACAatacaacaaatttaattttttggacAGAGCTATTTTTCAAAtgccactgatttatattttttgtgtaaTAACTATgggttttaattttaagtttcaaTATTAAGTGATTTAGCGACACTTTATTTGATCTTTAATGGCATATGTAATTATTACTATAGTCTACAGCGACATTTGtgaaaaatatcactaaatcctATATTGCAAAAATatttagtgtgattttttattatgctgctaaagggtctaataaatgtcactaaatcctctatatatactattagaaatttaaagtagcaatatttaaattaaatatcgctaaatatatcccactaaaagcaaattatattgTATTGGAAGTGgtcaaaatgtttattatttacttttaatttgtattttattcttaatctataaattaaaaacatagtcaaatggatttttgtttgattcattctaacataaagtttattaatatctagattttataatttttaattatacacaattagagataataAGAGTTTTATTAGTATATTGGCAAATGTAGccaaaccaaataaaaaatttgaaaagaaaaggaGGAAGTAGCGTGGAAGAGGCTATAATTTTCACGAGGTCAAAAACTGCCCACTCGAACCGATATGGTGCTCGTCCGAGCAACTAAGATAAAATACTTTATATTTGACCAAACTTTAGGTGTTGCATAGACACTATATTAACTCGTCCGAGTTGCAACTCATTCCCATGTATTGTCTACAGTTTCATGATGTGAAAAAGCAAGTTAAAAATATCACATTCTTAACCAGTTTAGTCCCACCATCATCAAGATCATCATCAGCATATCAGTAGATTCTGTTCATGTTATGTTTGGaaatgatgattttatttgaaaatttagaatttgcttaaatttattgtttggtaaataaaaaattttaaaatttgaatttggattaAATTCCACCgttatttttaaagtagttaaaattgagaatttaagaatgactacctaaaccttgtcattttaaaatttttcattcatgatttcataattgaaatccataatttaaaatgaaatttttgTTCCTAAACATCCCATGACAGAAATTATGATCATGGTATAAAAAGGATTGGATGATATATCTAAAAAGATCAGAATGTTATAGACTGTGAGACCTCAACTTAAATAAGACCTGCAAATTAGAACATTAAAGCTCCATTTCTCAACTATATATAATTGAtattatccttttttttttgaatttataattaatattacccTTAGTTAAACTGTTTCATTATACAATGCTGATTGAGTAATTAATCTTTATAGATTATGAAGGTTTTTGGCAAACGGCTGATAACTAGTAGCTGATAGCTGATTATAGTGGCTGATTTGaccaattgattttattaactggtttaaCTTGCTGATTTTGAACCCGCTGCTATGAGGAGCTTGTTTAAAAATAgcttattcatatcaataagcTATTTTAACCAACTAATTCACCAAACACTAACATAAACTGGTTTGACCACTCAACAccctatttatatcaaaataagctaaagataatcaataaattaatttgccATGTACCCTTATAATAAACGCATACAACTAAAAGTACACTTCTCAACTAAATAAAGTCTTCTCCTACAACATTATACTGGTCAACTAACACAGACACCACACCATCAATAGCCTTATCAGTCCCAACAGTAACAACATTATTAGACACATTTGTAACTCCATGCACAAAAAACACTCCTTCGTGAAAACTATAAATAGAATACTCAAAATGAGCTATTCTATTAGAAAAAAGCAacacttttgaaaagtcaacaACCCACTTTGTAGTTTGACTTCCCTTTAAAGTCAACCTACCCACAGTTGATTTTAATTCCATCCCCATCACATTATTAAAGTCAACCACCACCTGATCAATCTCCTTAAACTCTCCTTGTAATTCAACAATAGGTTTCTTAATATTAGGATCACCACTAAACATATTGTTAATGATATTTAACCCTGAAATTCTACCGTTAATTGCTTTAATTACCACATTTCCATCCCCTAAAAAGAACCCATTAGTGACATGAACTTGAACAGGATCTTCCATAACAATGGAGGTATAATCCAAATAACAATTATCTATCCTTGTTTGTGAAAGACCCGGAAGTTTGACCCATATTCCAATACCACCAAACCCGGATGCCTTATTATATAAATGGGCACCCGTTACCATATTTGCTTGACCTCTAAGAGAAATCCCAATTTGAGATGAAAAAACTACAACATCTGTAATGGCATTATCATTACTTCCAAGATCAATGGCGGTCCCACTGAATTGTCTTTCACCCGGATCGCCGCCAATGGTTTCGTGTTGTCCAAGAAAGGTGTTAGAAATGAAGGTTTCATGGCCGCCATTGACGAGGATTCCTTGGGTTGAGAAGTGGAGGAAGTAACAGTTAGTGACTCGGATTCGGGCCGAGTTAACGATGAGTAGACCTCCACCTCGGAAGGTGGAGTCAAAGAGTATGTCACGAAAGGTTATGTCTTGGAATTGGATTCCATTGATTTGGTTTAAGGTGTGTTTGGTTGTGGCTGAGGAGTTTGTAAGGATGGTTTTAGGTGGTTGGGAAGATAGTTCTATTAGGTAACGATTTATCGGAAATGTGTTTGATGCTCTTAGTGTTCCTCCTTGTACCTGTTGATTTATATGGTATATCAATGGAATTTTACAAGTTGATTTATGGAATTTATATTAGAAATCaaagttatttaaattttaacgaatactaaatatttttagtttaaaagACTTTCATGTGAAGGAGTAtgagtatataaatataacgTATTTCTAAAGCTTTCATAAACtcataatcaaattaaacttttatTATTAGATGAGCGCTTTTACGATCAAGTTAAATTTCTAATTGAATTAGATTATTCAATAATTCAACACTTTTTATCTAAGTATCTAACGGgtgcataattaaaaagtgACAAAATTATACAATAATGAGTGGGTGATCCGTGATATAGCTTTCCTCATATGACTAAACCACCCAGGGACCGAGAGATGAATGTTGCTATTACCAACTACCATCAAGAACCATTATCAAAATTCAATTCATTTGTTATATACTTTCTCATGTGAAAACGTATGTAAGCATAGCTGATTATATTGTACCCTCTCTATCCTTTTAATtgacaaattcttaaatgagacgattATTGGATAAATGGTCATTTAAAGCCTTCTCCAACAACTATTTTTTCATTCATAGAGCTATTTAATTTCTCTAACAACACTTTTGTCATTCATGGTGTTGGTGTGAATTAATCTTAATACaaaaactttatattatttgacCATGCTTTATGAAGGTTGAAAAAGAGTTGTTAGAAAATCCCTATAACTAGATGATAGTTTCATTCATTTGTAAACACATAATTCTTAATTTCTCATCTCTATTGTTATTCACTTGTGCAAGAGTGGTATTTGCTACGCACCTCTAGTAATGACTAATGAGTGTGCATAGCTATTGGTGGGTATGTTAACCTTGggaaagtcccttctatttacaCTTGGGATAGTTGGGAAATAACTTTCTTAATGCAACGATAAGTTCGTGTTACACTATACCTTTCCATATCAAACACATGTTAAACACAACTCAAACATATTTCTCATATACAAAtgttataaataatcaatgtgTGTTAATTGTAGTCATATGAAGATTTTGAGAAGAACTTGAAGAGGCCTATAATTCCAACAACGGTTTTATCGTGAAACCTTTTCTATTAGGTTGatctaatatatatttacaaCCTCGAAGTGCTctcttataactttaaagtgattgattacaattttaaattaattaattagaaaaattatctaATTATATAAACACGTCTCATGAtaagactgtctcatacaaaacttgttgcctttaattaattttattactgAAAATGACATTATGCTCCCTCATAGTGGCAATAATAATTTCAAAGAGACATagtatatacttgaaattaggACTTAGGAGGAAcataaagagaagaaaaaaataattaccacaAGATTGGCAGAAAGAGTGGGAAAAGGAAGAGGTTTGGTGATAAGATAATGACCACCTTGCAAATGAATGACAACACCACCCAAATCATTAACACCAGGCAACATTTGAAGTCCTTTTTGCACTTGGAATGCATCTGAAATTGTCTTCATAAAAGCCTCACTGCTGTCTTGTGTTCCACTTGGGTCTGCCCCGTACTCTTCCGGATAATACACTCTTCCTCTTCCTTCCTATACAATATATTATCCCTAGCTTAATCATCTTCAAATACAACAGGGAACA
The sequence above is drawn from the Amaranthus tricolor cultivar Red isolate AtriRed21 chromosome 5, ASM2621246v1, whole genome shotgun sequence genome and encodes:
- the LOC130813913 gene encoding polygalacturonase QRT3, which codes for MKILLGFVFFFFLLNIEYYEAISFNHHKKVEFFKKIQDKTSTNPKLGSLLKTEGRGRVYYPEEYGADPSGTQDSSEAFMKTISDAFQVQKGLQMLPGVNDLGGVVIHLQGGHYLITKPLPFPTLSANLVVQGGTLRASNTFPINRYLIELSSQPPKTILTNSSATTKHTLNQINGIQFQDITFRDILFDSTFRGGGLLIVNSARIRVTNCYFLHFSTQGILVNGGHETFISNTFLGQHETIGGDPGERQFSGTAIDLGSNDNAITDVVVFSSQIGISLRGQANMVTGAHLYNKASGFGGIGIWVKLPGLSQTRIDNCYLDYTSIVMEDPVQVHVTNGFFLGDGNVVIKAINGRISGLNIINNMFSGDPNIKKPIVELQGEFKEIDQVVVDFNNVMGMELKSTVGRLTLKGSQTTKWVVDFSKVLLFSNRIAHFEYSIYSFHEGVFFVHGVTNVSNNVVTVGTDKAIDGVVSVLVDQYNVVGEDFI